Proteins from one Cryptomeria japonica chromosome 4, Sugi_1.0, whole genome shotgun sequence genomic window:
- the LOC131043492 gene encoding protein QUIRKY, translating into MGKVRKLVVEVVAAHNLMPKDGQGSSSAFVEVDYDNQRSRTRTAEKTLNPVWNNERLVFDVPNPMNLHNQVLQIYVWHEENPPPGRKFLGKVKIHGSTIVKQGVDDVLKFNLERRSIFSYIKGDIELKIYTFDEEEKKKSGGGGGEKIQQIEWKEKEVKQEKQETKEEEKPEKQEKAEKQEATEKQEKAEKQEATENQEKPEKQEAPEKQEKAEKQEKAEKQEATEKPVLEVKDEPFSFMDH; encoded by the coding sequence ATGGGTAAAGTAAGGAAACTGGTTGTTGAGGTAGTTGCTGCTCACAACTTGATGCCCAAGGATGGTCAGGGTTCTTCGAGTGCCTTTGTAGAAGTAGACTATGATAATCAAAGGAGTCGAACTCGTACCGCGGAGAAAACTCTTAATCCTGTTTGGAATAATGAGAGATTGGTGTTTGATGTGCCCAATCCAATGAATTTGCACAATCAGGTTCTTCAAATATATGTGTGGCACGAGGAGAATCCTCCTCCAGGTAGAAAATTTCTGGGCAAGGTGAAAATTCATGGTAGCACTATTGTCAAGCAAGGAGTAGACGACGTACTAAAGTTTAACTTGGAGAGGAGGAGTATTTTTTCTTATATCAAGGGagatattgaattgaaaatttatACTTTTGAtgaggaagaaaaaaagaagagtggtggaggaggaggagaaaaAATTCAGCAAATTGAGTGGAAGGAAAAGGAGGTGAAGCAAGAGAAGCAGGAGACAAAAGAGGAGGAGAAGCCGGAGAAGCAGGAGAAAGCAGAGAAGCAGGAGGCAACGGAGAAACAGGAGAAAGCAGAGAAGCAGGAAGCAACAGAGAACCAGGAAAAACCAGAGAAGCAGGAGGCACCAGAGAAGCAGGAGAAAGCAGAGAAGCAGGAGAAAGCAGAGAAGCAGGAGGCAACAGAGAAACCTGTGTTGGAGGTGAAGGATGAACCTTTTTCTTTTATGGATCATTGA